The sequence TCATCCTGCATCCCCTAATGAGGTCAATTTAagtctttttttcccttttttgagCTTCTtgttgtcgttgtcgttgttTCTTGAAAAGAAACTTCTTTTTGCAAAAAAGATTGTGTTTTTATTGTGATGTGGTGGTGTTTTTGTGATAAAGCATGATTCTTTGTAACTATTTTCTAGATTCTGAAAAGGGCACTCTTTTTTGCTAACaagattgtttttttaattgtgaTGTGATGGTCTTTTTGTGATAAAGAATTGGTCTTTGTAACTATCTTCTATTATTGGTTTGAGAGTGTTTTTATTTTCACCTGTCTTTTTAACCTTTTCGTTTTTTGCAGTTTAGTGATTCTTGAAAAGACATTACTTTGTGCCTGAAGATTATTCTGGTCTTGAAGGACCTTCTTTGAGTGAGTTATATGAGACAGGTGCAATGCTTAGTAGTCTTGATGGAAAGGTAATGATTATGGCTGGAACAACAGTTGGCGGTGGATGAAGTAGATTACAGTGGATAACGATAATAACCCTGTTTTTACCCAGTAACGGATAATATTTTTCAGGCATCAAACACTGTAAATTAACATTCAATATCCATCTCAAAACATAGAGAACACGCACAGAAAACAGAACACCAATTCGGaagttatattttcaaaattgaaatacaaaacaGGAGCAACGGAGAAACCATGTATGAAATCCattaataacaaagaaaaaggtAGAAGAAGAGCCGGAGGCAGCACAAAAATCAGTATTAAAATGGACAAAACAGAACGAAAACGAAAGAGGAAGAACAAGAACAACTTACTtgataaagagaagaagaagaagaagcagccGAAACTTTAGGGGTTTATCTTCACTTCAAATTGGAAGAAGAGGAGCCGCTGCCAAGCGTGAGAagggaaaaagggaaaaatggtaGAAAGAAATTTTAGGGTTAGGTGGGTAATTTGGggattatataaaaatattaaaagcaaaaaggtaaaaatatgaTCAACTTAAAACatcttataagctaaaaaaaaaaagcacccctactccagcttttaacttttggcttaaaataagtttttttttaaacttaaaataagttattttgagtattgccaaacagctaaataagttaaaaaccagcttttaagtcagtttgaccagcttttaagctgagccaaacaggctctaagtaaaaattaattaaatagcaaAAAACTCAAAGTTGTATAATCACTAGATGCCTAGGACctacattatatttatatttaaaatttattataaaatacatttatatattaaattaaacatataattaatatataaaatatatttatatacatataaggTTATTATggaatttatttgatattttttataaattaaaaagaccTACTTAATTATCCGAGACAATTATACACTTGAATAAAAGTTtacaatttcattaaaaaaattatacattaattcAATTAGATTAGgttcaattaatttttcatattttttacacCCCTTTAATATATGTGCATATCAAACCAAAATCATTTTAGTTGACCATCTctcaaactttttatttttgacagtGATTTTAGTTAGATTCGAGTccttcatattattattattattaagtcaaactttataattcaaataagaaaaataccaatacataatatttaatttgtttccaagtccaaaatattaattaaatatagtcAAATTACCATTCTTAAACATAATAACAATCAGATtactaatattaattatttaaattactgTTCTTTAAGCATAATAATATcactattattaattatttaaaatatagtgAATGATTATTTCGTATATTTTGGAGTGTTCTAGGATAAAAATTCAAACCAACATTTCTAAGCCTAATttggaatattttttattgtttttcttattctatttatttcaaaaatattaagaaattacaTAATTGAGTGATTATTCTGCTGATTATTATATAACAGGAACATTCATGATGTTGAGACGTTGTCACCGAACTCAAATACACAAATTGGTGATGATTCCTTTGATTTCGTATTTTTATCATTTGCAAAGGATACCTTTTTATATATATCGGGTACGTTTAATTCACTACttaattttgttcatttttttgcGTGTTAGAAGTGTATAAGTTGCCGACGACGGAGTTTGGTCGGCCTTGCTTTAGAGGTCGCCCGGCGGTGGAGGGTTATGAGGgcaaaatcaatttttatttactcacttttttttttatgtctagacgtgatattaaaattaatttttgctCATTGTTACAACATCGATTAacgtaaaaaaatttaaatcgaCATTCTTTGTACCAAAGAAAGCCCGTTGATATTCATATCTTGATTctcattcattaattttaattttttttgaatataacaAATTTACTTCATTTTTGAATTTCTAATTCTGATAAATGTATAGAATAACCAGGGGCGGAGCAAGCCCTTTGTTCGGCGAAATCTTTTcctatttatatatgattaaaattatttttcatctatATAATAGATGTTAAATTCGTTTCGATTAGTTCGTATATTTAGTTCTTCATATATTGACCTCCTCTCTCGTCAAAAATCCTAGATTGGCCACTAGAAATAGGCATCTCACTCGTaccaaaataattttctaatgtTTAACGAGtatatgatttattaaatttgataattatttttgcCTATAGTATAGGTTATagtagtataaaataaaatagaggaAGTTGAATGAGTCGCTCATGTAGCCAATAAGAAATCTCCTTATCACAACTGCCAGCTAACAGTAGGGATTTCATCGGACCACGTCAAGTGGGACCCACTTCCCTCCTAATCGGACGGCGTATATTTTGTTTGCGTAAATTATCTTAGGGCTTTGCTTACACACAAAAATCCCAAACCCATTTAGTAATTtgtataaggaaaaaaaaacccTTTCCAAATTATTCCTTCTTCTGCAATTGTGCAGTTTAAAGCTGCCCTATCTTTTTCTCCTACACAAACCCTTTCTCCTTATCGGCGTTGCCGGCGGCGATCCTTTGTCTCGTCGGATCTCCGACCTATCCACCTTCCCTCTCCTCTCTTTATCATCTATCCTACtaaaaaatcgaaaaaaattatctatcgggaaaaacatcaaaattttcTAGGGTTTCAGTATTTTTCTACTTCTATCAATTTCCAGTTCGATAGACGTCGGCttttagaatttatatatattctgAGATTTTGTATCTGCGAATAAAAAGAGGAGAGGGAAgtcagaaaaataaaaatcacaaaaaaaatctgaaaacagaaaattatttttttgtttttgtgttgaATTTTGATGGCGCAGGTTCAAGTGCAGCCACAGGGTGCGAATGCTAGTGGTGTCAATCAGTTTGTGACGTCTCTGTACGTGGGTGACCTTGATGTCAATGTGACCGATTCACAGCTGTATGATCTGTTCAATCAGCTAGGACAAGTTGTTTCGGTTAGGGTTTGCAGGGATTTGACTACCCAGAGGTCGCTCGGTTATGGTTATGTCAATTATGGGAACCCACAAGATGGTTCGTTTTCTCATTTGACTTGACTTTGCTCTCGCTTTGTTTTGAAACTGAATTGTCTAATTTCGTAAATGCAACAGATACTGTATTGATAGTTGTTTAAATGGAGCTACTTGTATTCATTATGGCCTACAGCAACTAGTTTGTCATTGAAACATAATTGTTATCACTGTTGTTTTTTGGTGTTCCTTGTATGCCCAGAAATTTGAACTATTTGCTGGCCTGCATTGAACTAATAATTGCAACAACTGGAGTTGTTAATGAAAATGTAAATCATCTTTTTAAATAACTTATGAGGTTACATTGAGGAGCCTAGTATTCACATGATATTATCCTCCAGAAAGATggtctcttttttgttttttttgggtGTTTTTTGGGAGGGgtacttttctttttgaaactggtaacaTAGggtcctttattttattttttaatgtttaaaggTAACTTTCTCGATATATCAACAGTCGGCCTCTTCAATAAGATATCTTTTGTTGTATATGTGTGATGTTACAGAACACTATTTGGGAAAATAAACTGCCAGGTATCCTATTGGGAAAATAAACTGCCAGATATCAACAGTCGGCCTCTTCAATAAGatatcttttgttgtatgtgTGTGATGACTTACAGAACACTATTTGGGAAAATAAACTGCCAGGTATCCTATTGTATTGCAACTGCAATTGTGCTGCTTGCAGTGACTCCTTTGGATTAGCAACCTAGAATATATCAGTTAGACAACTGAGAAAGTTACAACCGGCTATTTTTTTGGTTGGTATTTTCAACCTTTTTCTGTAAGATGGAAGTATGAATCCTTGATATTCAATATCCTGTAGTCCTagatcttttttcttatttgagtACAACTGGACTAGTTTCCAGTATGACCTTACCACCTAATTTTGTGTTGGTGCACTCTTGAGTGCCTGACTGTTCAGTTATTTGATAAGTATGCATATGTGTATGTATGTTCCTGTGCTGATATTCCTTGTGTTGTGGCAAATTTCTGAACATGTGATGCTGTCATGTCAATCACAATTTTCCAGTGGAATGAAGGGTACCTTCTAATCAACAAATCAGTCTCTTAAAGTATTCTGCCTATGCATCTGTTAGTCGTCAACTTTTTCGTGTCCAAAGCACTACAAAATGTTAGTCAGCTTCACTAATAGGCTAAAAAGGACTACCATCACCAGTAGTggcaaggaaaaaaaaagaatgctTTAGCAAATCATACCTCCTGTTCACATTGAGCtttttttattgtgtttctTCAACACATTTACCCTAATTTTTGTTTGGTGTCTTGTTGACAATTTTAACAATTGTATTCGCAACAGCTGCAAGGGCTTTGGAAGTGCTAAACTTTACTCCTCTCAGTGGAAAGCCCATCAGGATAATGTACTCAAACCGAGACCCAACTGTTCGAAGAAGTGGCACTGCAAACATATTTATTAAGGTCTTTTTTGGGATTTGTAGATATTTTGTCTTGTTTGATGGCTTGGAAGCTTTTTTGCCATATTCTCAACCTACTTCCTttgctgtttttttttctttaagaatTTGGACAAGGCAATTGACCACAAAGCACTGCATGATACCTTTTCTGCATTCGGCAATATTCTGTCTTGTAAGGTAGCTGTGGATTCATCAGGTCAGTCCAAGGGGTATGGGTTTGTGCAGTATGACAGTGAGGATGCTGCCCAAAAAGCTATTGAGAAGCTGAATGGTATGCTGCTGAATGACAAGCAAGTATATGTTGGACCCTTTGTCCGGAAGCAAGAAAGAGATATGGCTGTAGATAAGACAAGATTTACTAATGTCTTTGTGAAAAATTTATCTGAAGCGACATCAGAAGAAGATCTCAAGAAAGCCTTTGATGAATTTGGTGCCATTACTAGCATTGCAATTATGAAGGATGAAGATGGAAAATCTCGGTCCTTTGGATTTGTTAACTTTGAAAATGCTGAAGATGCTGCCAGAGCAGTTGAAGCTTTGAATGGCCACAAATTTGATAACAAAGAATGGTTTGTAGGAAGAGCTCAGAAGAAATCAGAGAGGGAAATGGAATTGAAAAATCGATATGAGCAAAGTGCCAAGGAGGCAGTTGATAAATCACAAGGCTTGAAtctatacataaaaaatttagatgaCAGCATTAGTGATGACAAGCTCAAGGAAATGTTCTCTACATATGGTACAATCACTTCATGCAAGGTAAGTTGCCTTTtctgtttttcaaattttaaataaaccTCCAGTTCTCCAATTTGATTGGAAAtgtagaatatatttttttttgacatttgcTGTTTATTCAAATAGGTTATGAGAGATCCTAGTGGAGTAAGCAAAGGATCAGGATTTGTTGCATTCTCATCTCCCGAAGAGGCTTCAAGAGCGGTGTGTTACTTCAACTCTTTTAAGTTGGCAGGTAAAAGTCAACTGAACACGGGCAAGGTAGAGCTTTAACTTCTAATTCTTTCCTTTGCAGCTCGCAGAGATGAATGGAAAGATGATTGTTAGCAAACCTCTGTATGTTGCCCTTGCGCAACGCAAGGAAGAGAGAAGAGCAAGGTTACAGGTATTTCTATACATCTTTCTTTGGActtaaagaattgaaaaaagtGCATGTAGCTTGTCTCTTTTCAATGCTATCTCTTTCTGATTTTGCAAGAGAGCCTTTGCTTATTTGTTGACTTTGTCAATTCCGACTGAATTAGTAACCAAATCTTTTACCATCTTAAAGATTTGTTTTTGCTTAATAATTCGTTGAATTTCTTTTGAGTCTTTAACAACTGAGCGAAGAAAACCAAACAGAGAGAAAGCCTTTGGGGCGTTGTTACAGCGGGTGTCCTGAAGGACCAAAATTgtcatttataataaaaaaaaagatgataaCTTGATGGTGAATTGAAATCTTTTTATTGTGTAGCTATTCTACCCTCCCATATATCACCGTAGTGACAATATGTTATCTTGCCTCTTTTGCATATAAGCTCTGCTTCATGCTTGCTAGATATATCGATTTAGTAGGCATTTACCAAATTATCTTATTTACTCATAAGTCCCTTACATGGTGATACtaatacattatttttctttgtttgaaaATGTAGGCTCAGTTTTCTCAGATGCGTCCAATTGGAATGGCATCTACAGTTGCACCTAGAATGCCTATGTATCCTCCTGGCGGTCCTGGTCTAGGTCAACAAATATTTTACGGCCAGCCACAACCAGCCATGCTTCCCCCACAAGTAATAAATCGTTGTGGATATCCGGTTTAAATGCTCTCATAACTTTGTACCTTTTGAATCTTGCATGTTTCATTTTCTGCTTGTATTTTCTGATGTTGATGTGTGCTTATCAATTGTTTTGCTAACTAACAAGTTGTCTCAGATCTCAACCACATCCATCAGACTGTGCCAACTTCAAATAAAGAAGAGACAATCTAGGACATAACATCTGAGACTAAAAACAAGTAGTCTCAGATGTTATGTCCTAGATTGACTTTTCTGTATTTGAAGTTGGCACCTTGTCTGATGGGTGTGGTTGAGATTGGAGGATAAGAGTTTAACATTCTTCATTTTATAATGAGAGCTCTCAAGTTCCTCTGTAAATTTTTCTGAAGCACGCGCATATAGTTTTTGATACATTTTGTGTCATGCTGATACTTGACTCTACTCTGTTATATTTTCTGACGTTTGGATATTCCTTGGTATCTTTTGTCATGGATATTTATCGAGTCAGATGTTCAGATGACTGAAAAGTTTTAATGTGAGTAGGAGGCTTATTAGGCGGAGAGTAGATGAGTTGCTGATACATGGTCctatattacaactcaatagaGGGTGATCTAAAAAGAGTAGGAAGTTAAAGATGAAAAGAGAACATTTCAACATTTCAAATAAATcatagaataaaagaaaatattattcttttgttcATTTATCTTGTACTCAAATTGCATTTAACTATTATCTGGCTTTGAGTTAATGAGGATTCGTATGATCAACTGGAACCATATACCCGAGCTAATTTGGAATTTGAGGTGTtgctgataaaaataaattattatcatCTACCTTTTTTTTACTTGTCAGGCTGGTTTTGGATATCAGCAGCAGCTTGTACCTGGAATGAGGCCTGGTGGGGGGCCTATGCCGAATTTCTTTATGCCTATGGTTCAGCAAGGGCAGCAAGGTCAACGTCCAGGTGGTCGACGTGGAAGTGCTGTTCCATTGCAGCAAGGACAGCAGCCAGTTCCGCTGATGCAGCAACAGGTTTGTGGCAAATTTGGTTGTCATTTGTATGGTGTGTTTATGGAAGTGCTCAGTGTTTTATTTCATGTCAGATGTTTCCGAGGGGGCGTGGATATCGATATCCTCCAGGACGTGGCCTTCCTGATGTTGGCTTTCTAGGAGTAGGTGGTGGCATGTTCTCTGTCCCATATGATATGGGTGGCATGCCCGTGCGTGATACAGGAATTGCCCAACCAATTCCGGTAGGGGCTTTGGCTACTGCTCTGGCTAATGCTTCTCCAACAGAGCAAAGGACGGTATGATTCTCCTTCTATAAGAGCTAAATCTGATTTCCATGAACATGGAAGGAATTGTCCTTTACTGTTTTCCTGTTCCATCACCATCGTTTTTAGAAAAGTTGCGCCTTTTGACTATTTTCTTGAGGATGGTAACATGTCATATTCCTCAGCGCCTGAATCAGGGCTGATATCTAATATTACAAGTACAAACCCCCGTAATTCTTACAAGGAagcaaaaatatcttttaatgatgttctgtataaaaaaaaagatcttttaATGATGTTGCTTCATCTACAAATtgttctttacaccaaaaataaaaaaaaagaggaatgaGAATATAACATGTTTTACCATCCTCGAGAAATTAGTCAAAAGGTACAACTTTTCTTCAAGCCATTTCATAAGTCTCTTGTTATGTAGTGCTAGATTACTGATGCCACACCTACAAATCTCTTGCTGGAAATGAGAGTCTTCCATTTGACATGATGAAGTCTTTATGTCTCCCTGCTGTCCTCCCGAATTAAGTTCCTCCGCTGATTAATTCTTACCCTTTTTCTTTCACCAAAATGATCCTTTCCCCTAAAGATAAATACTGAGCTTTCCTCTTGGCAATTTCCTTTCACATTTATCAAGTACCCTCTCTCAAATGTCTGCACCTTAGTTCTTATCTCCAAGGAATAATCCCAAATATTCTCTTGGTAGCGATCCTACTTCACAACCCAAAATGCCAGCTAGAATTGGACTTATTTAGATCTTCCGGGATTGGAAACATCGAGCTCTTACTCCAACTAACCTTTTAGCCCCTGCTTTTGTGATATCCGAActtatttttcctattaaacTGAAATAGTTTGAAGAGTTTGATAAATTCAAGTTAAGCATGTCAGTGTAGTTATGATTCTACATGTAGATAGGGTTGGTTCCTATAAACTATTATGGGGCAGAAGGTATTTTGCTggtctttcatttttttctttaattgttctccctttattttccttttggtTCACCTGAACAGTATGGACTTGAGAAATGCCAAAGCTTAATTGCCAGATGCATATTAATAATACCAGATCATTCCAAATTTGACAAGACATTTATGTCTACCCAATGTTGTGGACGGCGAGAGGCGACAAAAGGCGACAAGGGCCTGCCTCGCCACGCGGCGAGGCGAGCGGCGAGGCGCTTGCCTTTTTGAATAAAGGcgccaattaataccaaaaattaaaaatatttaattgcatattttatccaaagtcttaatagcaataacacatattagcaaatattcaattcaaaaaccAATAGAATGTCTAAAACTTTAAAGaccaaacaattcaaaatacaataaaccAAAACTTTAAAAGtctattcttcttcaaaattatcCAACTCTTGAAGATCAAAATCTTCTACATCATTATATtgctcttcatcttcttcctcctcgtattcttcatcaattagtgtCCGAGTCCTACTTGAAG comes from Solanum pennellii chromosome 1, SPENNV200 and encodes:
- the LOC107031441 gene encoding polyadenylate-binding protein 8-like, which produces MAQVQVQPQGANASGVNQFVTSLYVGDLDVNVTDSQLYDLFNQLGQVVSVRVCRDLTTQRSLGYGYVNYGNPQDAARALEVLNFTPLSGKPIRIMYSNRDPTVRRSGTANIFIKNLDKAIDHKALHDTFSAFGNILSCKVAVDSSGQSKGYGFVQYDSEDAAQKAIEKLNGMLLNDKQVYVGPFVRKQERDMAVDKTRFTNVFVKNLSEATSEEDLKKAFDEFGAITSIAIMKDEDGKSRSFGFVNFENAEDAARAVEALNGHKFDNKEWFVGRAQKKSEREMELKNRYEQSAKEAVDKSQGLNLYIKNLDDSISDDKLKEMFSTYGTITSCKVMRDPSGVSKGSGFVAFSSPEEASRALAEMNGKMIVSKPLYVALAQRKEERRARLQAQFSQMRPIGMASTVAPRMPMYPPGGPGLGQQIFYGQPQPAMLPPQAGFGYQQQLVPGMRPGGGPMPNFFMPMVQQGQQGQRPGGRRGSAVPLQQGQQPVPLMQQQMFPRGRGYRYPPGRGLPDVGFLGVGGGMFSVPYDMGGMPVRDTGIAQPIPVGALATALANASPTEQRTMLGENLYPLVEQLEPETAAKVTGMLLEMDQTEVLHLLESPEALKAKVAEAMDVLRNVPQQQASNAADQLASLSLNDGLVS